The following proteins come from a genomic window of Aequorivita marisscotiae:
- a CDS encoding DinB family protein, whose protein sequence is MTKSEQLASRLREVILNGTWIANTNFKSQLESLDWKIAIKKHQSLNTISDLAQHIHYYIDGIKNAIINGKLEISDRYSFDFPPIKSQTEWKEFQNKFYSDTEKLAELIEKLTDEQLDKNFVDEKYGNYLRNIDGMIEHSYYHLGQIALIKKIISE, encoded by the coding sequence ATGACAAAAAGTGAACAATTGGCAAGCCGACTTCGAGAAGTAATATTAAACGGAACTTGGATTGCGAATACGAATTTTAAAAGCCAATTAGAAAGTTTGGATTGGAAAATTGCAATCAAAAAGCACCAATCACTAAATACAATTTCGGACTTGGCGCAACATATCCATTATTATATTGACGGAATAAAAAACGCGATTATTAATGGAAAACTTGAAATTAGCGATAGATATAGTTTTGACTTTCCTCCTATTAAGTCCCAAACCGAATGGAAAGAATTTCAAAATAAATTTTATAGCGATACGGAAAAACTTGCTGAATTAATAGAAAAACTGACTGACGAACAACTTGATAAAAATTTCGTTGATGAAAAGTATGGAAATTATTTGAGAAACATCGACGGAATGATAGAACATAGTTATTATCATTTAGGACAAATTGCATTGATTAAAAAAATTATTAGCGAATAA